From Scomber scombrus chromosome 9, fScoSco1.1, whole genome shotgun sequence, one genomic window encodes:
- the pcdh2ac gene encoding protocadherin 2 alpha c isoform X1 translates to MAVTARCCYSVKENVPFSLYLVMFVLGGLTNAQIRYSIPEELENGALVGDIVRDLDLDLRKLSTRRVRITPDSGRRYFTLNHKTGKLVVSDRIDRETICEFSGTCSRNLEVVLENPQEKHNVEVEILDVNDNSPQFPRDEYQLEVSESALTGSRFHIEGAQDADDGSNSVKQYRLSLNDHLTLDSIKPFFNNKHIELILKKPFDREQMPSHQLILTAMDGGTPQRTGTAKINIRILDANDNVPAFDSSVYKVKLSENSPKGALVIKLNATDPDEGSNGEVFYSFSSYTPERVRQMFSMDTDTGEIRVKNNIDYEETNSYEMYIQAMDKGPAPVAVHCKVVVEVLDVNDNIPDIVLSSLSSPVREDARADTVVALISVNDRDSGPNKQVTLEIMPNLPFKIKSFRNHYTIVTAAFLDRETISSYNVTVNAIDGGTPPLSSQMTFKVNVADVNDNPPRFEQTSYTVYITENNAPGAPLCVVKATDADAAENARITYTVLNDNNHGIPVASYVSIKPNTGEAYALRAFDFEKLREFHFQVKAQDNGVPPLSRVATVYVYIMDQNDHMPKIVYPPANGSRTIETLMKNAEAGVLVAKVVAWDYDAGQNAWLLYALEQTSADFDLFKVHEHTGEIRTTRRVIEDNSTSFALTVLVRDNGLPPLSSTTTIHVHVMELPPKLAPDPKRIIRPNSPLMFSNVTLYLIIALSATTFVFLVTVFVLAIVRCHTYCTQPGSCSPCCVSKKSVTEGGSSADGGGGGARAAGGGGGGGGGGGGGGGGGGQQSNNVAMRRDLKVEPHYIEVRGNGSLTKTYCYKTCLTATSGSDTFMFYNTGRPHSGTWGSGYVTSHSGQSQLFVRRLSMPDATAIQVCAPKLPNSDWRYSASLRAGGVMQSSVHMEESSVMQGAQGVLVQNWPTASSAADAEGGEVSPPMGAGVDSNSWHFRYGPGGPGAPPQHLKPGEVPPEAFIIPGSPAIISIRQNQGGEDDKSDFITFGKKEEAKKKKKKKKEKKDKKDKGKDDGDE, encoded by the exons ATGGCTGTGACGGCACGATGTTGTTACAGTGTAAAAGAGAATGTGcctttttctttatatttggtTATGTTCGTACTAGGTGGCCTTACAAACGCACAAATTCGATACTCCATTCCGGAGGAGCTGGAGAACGGGGCATTGGTCGGTGACATTGTCCGGGATTTGGATTTGGACCTGAGGAAACTTTCCACCCGTCGCGTCAGAATCACACCTGACAGTGGACGGAGATATTTCACCTTAAACCACAAAACAGGGAAGCTGGTGGTGAGTGACCGCATTGACCGAGAGACAATTTGTGAATTCAGTGGCACCTGTTCACGCAATCTGGAGGTGGTATTAGAGAATCCGCAGGAGAAGCACAACGTGGAGGTGGAGATTTTGGACGTGAATGATAACTCACCTCAATTCCCTCGAGATGAGTATCAACTTGAGGTGTCGGAATCCGCACTCACCGGGTCGCGGTTCCACATAGAGGGAGCTCAGGATGCGGATGACGGCTCCAACTCCGTGAAGCAGTACCGCCTCAGCCTAAACGACCACCTCACTCTGGACTCCATTAAGCCCTTTTTCAATAATAAGCACATAGAGCTCATTCTCAAAAAGCCCTTTGACCGCGAGCAGATGCCCTCTCATCAGCTAATCCTGACAGCTATGGATGGAGGCACCCCACAGCGAACTGGCACAGCCAAAATCAATATTCGTATCCTTGATGCAAATGACAATGTGCCTGCGTTTGACAGCTCCGTGTACAAAGTAAAACTGTCTGAAAACTCTCCAAAGGGTGCACTTGTGATTAAATTAAACGCCACAGATCCTGATGAGGGTTCAAATGGGGAAGTTTTTTACTCCTTCAGCAGTTACACGCCAGAAAGAGTCagacaaatgttttcaatgGACACAGACACTGGGGAAATCAGGGTGAAAAACAATATAGACTATGAGGAAACAAACTCATATGAAATGTACATACAGGCAATGGACAAAGGGCCAGCTCCTGTTGCAGTGCACTGtaaagtagtagtagaagtTTTAGATGTGAATGACAACATTCCTGACATTGTACTCTCTTCACTCTCCAGCCCTGTACGTGAAGATGCTCGGGCTGACACGGTTGTAGCATTGATCAGTGTGAATGACCGTGACTCTggaccaaacaaacaagtaaccCTGGAGATCATGCCTAATTTGCCTTTCAAGATCAAGTCCTTCCGTAACCACTATACCATTGTCACAGCCGCCTTCCTGGACAGGGAAACAATTTCATCCTACAATGTCACGGTCAACGCCATCGATGGAGGTACTCCACCGCTGTCATCTCAAATGACCTTTAAAGTTAACGTTGCAGATGTTAATGATAATCCACCTCGCTTTGAACAGACATCGTATACTGTTTACATTACGGAGAACAATGCTCCCGGTGCACCTCTGTGTGTTGTTAAGGCCACAGACGCTGATGCTGCAGAAAATGCACGCATCACCTATACTGTCCTCAATGACAACAATCATGGTATCCCAGTAGCGAGCTACGTCAGCATCAAACCTAATACAGGCGAAGCTTATGCCCTGCGAGCCTTCGACTTTGAGAAGCTGAGAGAGTTTCACTTTCAGGTTAAAGCCCAGGACAACGGCGTACCTCCCCTCAGCCGTGTGGCCACAGTGTATGTTTACATCATGGATCAGAATGACCATATGCCCAAGATCGTCTACCCACCCGCCAATGGAAGCCGCACCATAGAGACACTGATGAAAAACGCTGAAGCAGGAGTGCTGGTAGCCAAGGTGGTGGCATGGGATTATGATGCAGGGCAGAATGCTTGGCTGCTCTATGCCCTGGAGCAGACCAGTGCAGACTTTGACCTGTTCAAGGTGCATGAGCATACAGGTGAGATCCGCACCACAAGGCGTGTCATTGAGGACAACTCCACCTCCTTCGCCCTGACGGTGCTGGTGCGTGATAATGGCCTGCCACCACTTTCTTCCACCACCACCATTCATGTGCACGTTATGGAGCTGCCGCCAAAGTTGGCCCCTGACCCCAAGCGCATCATCAGGCCTAACAGCCCCCTAATGTTTTCCAATGTCACCCTCTACCTCATCATTGCCCTGAGTGCCACTACCTTTGTGTTCTTGGTCACCGTCTTTGTGCTGGCCATTGTACGTTGCCATACCTACTGCACCCAGCCTGGTTCCTGCTCCCCGTGTTGTGTGTCCAAGAAGAGTGTGACAGAGGGTGGAAGCTCAGCAGATGGTGGTGGCGGTGGAGCAAGAGCTGCAGGTGGAGgcggaggtggaggtggtggtggtggtggtggtggtggtggtggagggcaACAAAGCAACAATGTGGCCATGCGCCGTGACCTCAAAGTGGAACCGCATTATATTGAAGTGCGGGGTAATGGGTCTTTGACCAAAACATACTGCTACAAAACATGCCTGACTGCAACGTCAGGAAGTGACACTTTTATGTTCTACAACACGGGACGGCCCCATAGTGGCACCTGGGGCTCCGGCTACGTCACCAGCCACAGCGGACAGAGCCAGTTATTTGTTCGGCGTCTCAGTATGCCAGACGCAACTGCCATTCAGGTGTGT GCT CCCAAGCTGCCAAATTCAGACTGGAGATATTCAGCCTCCCTGAGAGCAGGAGGTGTAATGCAGAG CTCAGTGCACATGGAGGAGTCCTCGGTAATGCAGGGAGCCCAGGGGGTCCTGGTTCAGAACTGGCCCACTGCATCCAGCGCTGCTG ATGCTGAAGGGGGAGAGGTGTCACCCCCAATGGGTGCTGGCGTAGACAGCAACAGCTGGCACTTTCGCTATGGCCCCGGCGGTCCTGGTGCACCCCCACAGCACTTGAAGCCTGGTGAGGTTCCCCCAGAGGCTTTCATCATCCCAGGCTCCCCCGCCATAATATCCATCAGACAAAACCAGGGAGGAGAGGACGACAAGAGCGATTTCATCACCtttggaaagaaagaggaggccaagaaaaagaagaagaagaagaaggagaagaaagacaagaaggatAAGGGAAAGGATGATGGAGATGagtag
- the pcdh2ac gene encoding protocadherin 2 alpha c isoform X3, translating into MAVTARCCYSVKENVPFSLYLVMFVLGGLTNAQIRYSIPEELENGALVGDIVRDLDLDLRKLSTRRVRITPDSGRRYFTLNHKTGKLVVSDRIDRETICEFSGTCSRNLEVVLENPQEKHNVEVEILDVNDNSPQFPRDEYQLEVSESALTGSRFHIEGAQDADDGSNSVKQYRLSLNDHLTLDSIKPFFNNKHIELILKKPFDREQMPSHQLILTAMDGGTPQRTGTAKINIRILDANDNVPAFDSSVYKVKLSENSPKGALVIKLNATDPDEGSNGEVFYSFSSYTPERVRQMFSMDTDTGEIRVKNNIDYEETNSYEMYIQAMDKGPAPVAVHCKVVVEVLDVNDNIPDIVLSSLSSPVREDARADTVVALISVNDRDSGPNKQVTLEIMPNLPFKIKSFRNHYTIVTAAFLDRETISSYNVTVNAIDGGTPPLSSQMTFKVNVADVNDNPPRFEQTSYTVYITENNAPGAPLCVVKATDADAAENARITYTVLNDNNHGIPVASYVSIKPNTGEAYALRAFDFEKLREFHFQVKAQDNGVPPLSRVATVYVYIMDQNDHMPKIVYPPANGSRTIETLMKNAEAGVLVAKVVAWDYDAGQNAWLLYALEQTSADFDLFKVHEHTGEIRTTRRVIEDNSTSFALTVLVRDNGLPPLSSTTTIHVHVMELPPKLAPDPKRIIRPNSPLMFSNVTLYLIIALSATTFVFLVTVFVLAIVRCHTYCTQPGSCSPCCVSKKSVTEGGSSADGGGGGARAAGGGGGGGGGGGGGGGGGGQQSNNVAMRRDLKVEPHYIEVRGNGSLTKTYCYKTCLTATSGSDTFMFYNTGRPHSGTWGSGYVTSHSGQSQLFVRRLSMPDATAIQPKLPNSDWRYSASLRAGGVMQSSVHMEESSVMQGAQGVLVQNWPTASSAADAEGGEVSPPMGAGVDSNSWHFRYGPGGPGAPPQHLKPGEVPPEAFIIPGSPAIISIRQNQGGEDDKSDFITFGKKEEAKKKKKKKKEKKDKKDKGKDDGDE; encoded by the exons ATGGCTGTGACGGCACGATGTTGTTACAGTGTAAAAGAGAATGTGcctttttctttatatttggtTATGTTCGTACTAGGTGGCCTTACAAACGCACAAATTCGATACTCCATTCCGGAGGAGCTGGAGAACGGGGCATTGGTCGGTGACATTGTCCGGGATTTGGATTTGGACCTGAGGAAACTTTCCACCCGTCGCGTCAGAATCACACCTGACAGTGGACGGAGATATTTCACCTTAAACCACAAAACAGGGAAGCTGGTGGTGAGTGACCGCATTGACCGAGAGACAATTTGTGAATTCAGTGGCACCTGTTCACGCAATCTGGAGGTGGTATTAGAGAATCCGCAGGAGAAGCACAACGTGGAGGTGGAGATTTTGGACGTGAATGATAACTCACCTCAATTCCCTCGAGATGAGTATCAACTTGAGGTGTCGGAATCCGCACTCACCGGGTCGCGGTTCCACATAGAGGGAGCTCAGGATGCGGATGACGGCTCCAACTCCGTGAAGCAGTACCGCCTCAGCCTAAACGACCACCTCACTCTGGACTCCATTAAGCCCTTTTTCAATAATAAGCACATAGAGCTCATTCTCAAAAAGCCCTTTGACCGCGAGCAGATGCCCTCTCATCAGCTAATCCTGACAGCTATGGATGGAGGCACCCCACAGCGAACTGGCACAGCCAAAATCAATATTCGTATCCTTGATGCAAATGACAATGTGCCTGCGTTTGACAGCTCCGTGTACAAAGTAAAACTGTCTGAAAACTCTCCAAAGGGTGCACTTGTGATTAAATTAAACGCCACAGATCCTGATGAGGGTTCAAATGGGGAAGTTTTTTACTCCTTCAGCAGTTACACGCCAGAAAGAGTCagacaaatgttttcaatgGACACAGACACTGGGGAAATCAGGGTGAAAAACAATATAGACTATGAGGAAACAAACTCATATGAAATGTACATACAGGCAATGGACAAAGGGCCAGCTCCTGTTGCAGTGCACTGtaaagtagtagtagaagtTTTAGATGTGAATGACAACATTCCTGACATTGTACTCTCTTCACTCTCCAGCCCTGTACGTGAAGATGCTCGGGCTGACACGGTTGTAGCATTGATCAGTGTGAATGACCGTGACTCTggaccaaacaaacaagtaaccCTGGAGATCATGCCTAATTTGCCTTTCAAGATCAAGTCCTTCCGTAACCACTATACCATTGTCACAGCCGCCTTCCTGGACAGGGAAACAATTTCATCCTACAATGTCACGGTCAACGCCATCGATGGAGGTACTCCACCGCTGTCATCTCAAATGACCTTTAAAGTTAACGTTGCAGATGTTAATGATAATCCACCTCGCTTTGAACAGACATCGTATACTGTTTACATTACGGAGAACAATGCTCCCGGTGCACCTCTGTGTGTTGTTAAGGCCACAGACGCTGATGCTGCAGAAAATGCACGCATCACCTATACTGTCCTCAATGACAACAATCATGGTATCCCAGTAGCGAGCTACGTCAGCATCAAACCTAATACAGGCGAAGCTTATGCCCTGCGAGCCTTCGACTTTGAGAAGCTGAGAGAGTTTCACTTTCAGGTTAAAGCCCAGGACAACGGCGTACCTCCCCTCAGCCGTGTGGCCACAGTGTATGTTTACATCATGGATCAGAATGACCATATGCCCAAGATCGTCTACCCACCCGCCAATGGAAGCCGCACCATAGAGACACTGATGAAAAACGCTGAAGCAGGAGTGCTGGTAGCCAAGGTGGTGGCATGGGATTATGATGCAGGGCAGAATGCTTGGCTGCTCTATGCCCTGGAGCAGACCAGTGCAGACTTTGACCTGTTCAAGGTGCATGAGCATACAGGTGAGATCCGCACCACAAGGCGTGTCATTGAGGACAACTCCACCTCCTTCGCCCTGACGGTGCTGGTGCGTGATAATGGCCTGCCACCACTTTCTTCCACCACCACCATTCATGTGCACGTTATGGAGCTGCCGCCAAAGTTGGCCCCTGACCCCAAGCGCATCATCAGGCCTAACAGCCCCCTAATGTTTTCCAATGTCACCCTCTACCTCATCATTGCCCTGAGTGCCACTACCTTTGTGTTCTTGGTCACCGTCTTTGTGCTGGCCATTGTACGTTGCCATACCTACTGCACCCAGCCTGGTTCCTGCTCCCCGTGTTGTGTGTCCAAGAAGAGTGTGACAGAGGGTGGAAGCTCAGCAGATGGTGGTGGCGGTGGAGCAAGAGCTGCAGGTGGAGgcggaggtggaggtggtggtggtggtggtggtggtggtggtggagggcaACAAAGCAACAATGTGGCCATGCGCCGTGACCTCAAAGTGGAACCGCATTATATTGAAGTGCGGGGTAATGGGTCTTTGACCAAAACATACTGCTACAAAACATGCCTGACTGCAACGTCAGGAAGTGACACTTTTATGTTCTACAACACGGGACGGCCCCATAGTGGCACCTGGGGCTCCGGCTACGTCACCAGCCACAGCGGACAGAGCCAGTTATTTGTTCGGCGTCTCAGTATGCCAGACGCAACTGCCATTCAG CCCAAGCTGCCAAATTCAGACTGGAGATATTCAGCCTCCCTGAGAGCAGGAGGTGTAATGCAGAG CTCAGTGCACATGGAGGAGTCCTCGGTAATGCAGGGAGCCCAGGGGGTCCTGGTTCAGAACTGGCCCACTGCATCCAGCGCTGCTG ATGCTGAAGGGGGAGAGGTGTCACCCCCAATGGGTGCTGGCGTAGACAGCAACAGCTGGCACTTTCGCTATGGCCCCGGCGGTCCTGGTGCACCCCCACAGCACTTGAAGCCTGGTGAGGTTCCCCCAGAGGCTTTCATCATCCCAGGCTCCCCCGCCATAATATCCATCAGACAAAACCAGGGAGGAGAGGACGACAAGAGCGATTTCATCACCtttggaaagaaagaggaggccaagaaaaagaagaagaagaagaaggagaagaaagacaagaaggatAAGGGAAAGGATGATGGAGATGagtag
- the pcdh2ac gene encoding protocadherin 2 alpha c isoform X2, whose translation MAVTARCCYSVKENVPFSLYLVMFVLGGLTNAQIRYSIPEELENGALVGDIVRDLDLDLRKLSTRRVRITPDSGRRYFTLNHKTGKLVVSDRIDRETICEFSGTCSRNLEVVLENPQEKHNVEVEILDVNDNSPQFPRDEYQLEVSESALTGSRFHIEGAQDADDGSNSVKQYRLSLNDHLTLDSIKPFFNNKHIELILKKPFDREQMPSHQLILTAMDGGTPQRTGTAKINIRILDANDNVPAFDSSVYKVKLSENSPKGALVIKLNATDPDEGSNGEVFYSFSSYTPERVRQMFSMDTDTGEIRVKNNIDYEETNSYEMYIQAMDKGPAPVAVHCKVVVEVLDVNDNIPDIVLSSLSSPVREDARADTVVALISVNDRDSGPNKQVTLEIMPNLPFKIKSFRNHYTIVTAAFLDRETISSYNVTVNAIDGGTPPLSSQMTFKVNVADVNDNPPRFEQTSYTVYITENNAPGAPLCVVKATDADAAENARITYTVLNDNNHGIPVASYVSIKPNTGEAYALRAFDFEKLREFHFQVKAQDNGVPPLSRVATVYVYIMDQNDHMPKIVYPPANGSRTIETLMKNAEAGVLVAKVVAWDYDAGQNAWLLYALEQTSADFDLFKVHEHTGEIRTTRRVIEDNSTSFALTVLVRDNGLPPLSSTTTIHVHVMELPPKLAPDPKRIIRPNSPLMFSNVTLYLIIALSATTFVFLVTVFVLAIVRCHTYCTQPGSCSPCCVSKKSVTEGGSSADGGGGGARAAGGGQQSNNVAMRRDLKVEPHYIEVRGNGSLTKTYCYKTCLTATSGSDTFMFYNTGRPHSGTWGSGYVTSHSGQSQLFVRRLSMPDATAIQPKLPNSDWRYSASLRAGGVMQSSVHMEESSVMQGAQGVLVQNWPTASSAADAEGGEVSPPMGAGVDSNSWHFRYGPGGPGAPPQHLKPGEVPPEAFIIPGSPAIISIRQNQGGEDDKSDFITFGKKEEAKKKKKKKKEKKDKKDKGKDDGDE comes from the exons ATGGCTGTGACGGCACGATGTTGTTACAGTGTAAAAGAGAATGTGcctttttctttatatttggtTATGTTCGTACTAGGTGGCCTTACAAACGCACAAATTCGATACTCCATTCCGGAGGAGCTGGAGAACGGGGCATTGGTCGGTGACATTGTCCGGGATTTGGATTTGGACCTGAGGAAACTTTCCACCCGTCGCGTCAGAATCACACCTGACAGTGGACGGAGATATTTCACCTTAAACCACAAAACAGGGAAGCTGGTGGTGAGTGACCGCATTGACCGAGAGACAATTTGTGAATTCAGTGGCACCTGTTCACGCAATCTGGAGGTGGTATTAGAGAATCCGCAGGAGAAGCACAACGTGGAGGTGGAGATTTTGGACGTGAATGATAACTCACCTCAATTCCCTCGAGATGAGTATCAACTTGAGGTGTCGGAATCCGCACTCACCGGGTCGCGGTTCCACATAGAGGGAGCTCAGGATGCGGATGACGGCTCCAACTCCGTGAAGCAGTACCGCCTCAGCCTAAACGACCACCTCACTCTGGACTCCATTAAGCCCTTTTTCAATAATAAGCACATAGAGCTCATTCTCAAAAAGCCCTTTGACCGCGAGCAGATGCCCTCTCATCAGCTAATCCTGACAGCTATGGATGGAGGCACCCCACAGCGAACTGGCACAGCCAAAATCAATATTCGTATCCTTGATGCAAATGACAATGTGCCTGCGTTTGACAGCTCCGTGTACAAAGTAAAACTGTCTGAAAACTCTCCAAAGGGTGCACTTGTGATTAAATTAAACGCCACAGATCCTGATGAGGGTTCAAATGGGGAAGTTTTTTACTCCTTCAGCAGTTACACGCCAGAAAGAGTCagacaaatgttttcaatgGACACAGACACTGGGGAAATCAGGGTGAAAAACAATATAGACTATGAGGAAACAAACTCATATGAAATGTACATACAGGCAATGGACAAAGGGCCAGCTCCTGTTGCAGTGCACTGtaaagtagtagtagaagtTTTAGATGTGAATGACAACATTCCTGACATTGTACTCTCTTCACTCTCCAGCCCTGTACGTGAAGATGCTCGGGCTGACACGGTTGTAGCATTGATCAGTGTGAATGACCGTGACTCTggaccaaacaaacaagtaaccCTGGAGATCATGCCTAATTTGCCTTTCAAGATCAAGTCCTTCCGTAACCACTATACCATTGTCACAGCCGCCTTCCTGGACAGGGAAACAATTTCATCCTACAATGTCACGGTCAACGCCATCGATGGAGGTACTCCACCGCTGTCATCTCAAATGACCTTTAAAGTTAACGTTGCAGATGTTAATGATAATCCACCTCGCTTTGAACAGACATCGTATACTGTTTACATTACGGAGAACAATGCTCCCGGTGCACCTCTGTGTGTTGTTAAGGCCACAGACGCTGATGCTGCAGAAAATGCACGCATCACCTATACTGTCCTCAATGACAACAATCATGGTATCCCAGTAGCGAGCTACGTCAGCATCAAACCTAATACAGGCGAAGCTTATGCCCTGCGAGCCTTCGACTTTGAGAAGCTGAGAGAGTTTCACTTTCAGGTTAAAGCCCAGGACAACGGCGTACCTCCCCTCAGCCGTGTGGCCACAGTGTATGTTTACATCATGGATCAGAATGACCATATGCCCAAGATCGTCTACCCACCCGCCAATGGAAGCCGCACCATAGAGACACTGATGAAAAACGCTGAAGCAGGAGTGCTGGTAGCCAAGGTGGTGGCATGGGATTATGATGCAGGGCAGAATGCTTGGCTGCTCTATGCCCTGGAGCAGACCAGTGCAGACTTTGACCTGTTCAAGGTGCATGAGCATACAGGTGAGATCCGCACCACAAGGCGTGTCATTGAGGACAACTCCACCTCCTTCGCCCTGACGGTGCTGGTGCGTGATAATGGCCTGCCACCACTTTCTTCCACCACCACCATTCATGTGCACGTTATGGAGCTGCCGCCAAAGTTGGCCCCTGACCCCAAGCGCATCATCAGGCCTAACAGCCCCCTAATGTTTTCCAATGTCACCCTCTACCTCATCATTGCCCTGAGTGCCACTACCTTTGTGTTCTTGGTCACCGTCTTTGTGCTGGCCATTGTACGTTGCCATACCTACTGCACCCAGCCTGGTTCCTGCTCCCCGTGTTGTGTGTCCAAGAAGAGTGTGACAGAGGGTGGAAGCTCAGCAGATGGTGGTGGCGGTGGAGCAAGAGCTGCAGGTGGAG ggcaACAAAGCAACAATGTGGCCATGCGCCGTGACCTCAAAGTGGAACCGCATTATATTGAAGTGCGGGGTAATGGGTCTTTGACCAAAACATACTGCTACAAAACATGCCTGACTGCAACGTCAGGAAGTGACACTTTTATGTTCTACAACACGGGACGGCCCCATAGTGGCACCTGGGGCTCCGGCTACGTCACCAGCCACAGCGGACAGAGCCAGTTATTTGTTCGGCGTCTCAGTATGCCAGACGCAACTGCCATTCAG CCCAAGCTGCCAAATTCAGACTGGAGATATTCAGCCTCCCTGAGAGCAGGAGGTGTAATGCAGAG CTCAGTGCACATGGAGGAGTCCTCGGTAATGCAGGGAGCCCAGGGGGTCCTGGTTCAGAACTGGCCCACTGCATCCAGCGCTGCTG ATGCTGAAGGGGGAGAGGTGTCACCCCCAATGGGTGCTGGCGTAGACAGCAACAGCTGGCACTTTCGCTATGGCCCCGGCGGTCCTGGTGCACCCCCACAGCACTTGAAGCCTGGTGAGGTTCCCCCAGAGGCTTTCATCATCCCAGGCTCCCCCGCCATAATATCCATCAGACAAAACCAGGGAGGAGAGGACGACAAGAGCGATTTCATCACCtttggaaagaaagaggaggccaagaaaaagaagaagaagaagaaggagaagaaagacaagaaggatAAGGGAAAGGATGATGGAGATGagtag